In Euphorbia lathyris chromosome 2, ddEupLath1.1, whole genome shotgun sequence, the sequence GATAAGTGGGGAGTCCCTTATTCAAAAGAGGGGGCTACATTATCATCATTTCTAGGAACAATTGCAACAAATGGAACTCTTGCACCTTTGAATATTCCTAAATGGAATGATAAAGAGTTTGAGCCATTTCATCGAAGAATGTTAAATGTTGTTCAGGTACTTTTAGacgtttctttctttttatgtcACTTTCACTTATTTACGATTGTAAAaattaacatatattttttgtttatatGTCCTTGAATATGAGCGTTTCATGTTTCCTCCTGAAACAAACAAATGGGTTTTACAGTCCATTAACAAGAAATGGAGGAGCTATAAAAGTGAATTGAAATCACAGTACTATGACACAACCAAAACAAGGGAAGAGATAGAGGCAAATGCACCAGAAAATGTTATTTTGAGCCAATGGCTTACACTAGTCAAATCTTGGTTTAGTGAGAAAAATCAGGTTATGtattatcatatatatatcttttattttacacagttaatttttttctttcatttttgtttAGTACATACCAtcctaattatttttattttgtctcTTTAGAAAATGAGCCAAATGAATGCAATTAGTGCTAAACAGAATAAAAATACTCATACATGTGGAAGAAAGAGTTTTGGAAGACTTCGAAAAGAGATGGTAGTAGTTTTTATAATTAGTacttaatttcttaatttaattagtgcttaatttctaaaattgctatttaatttgattggtgcttaatttctataatttggTTTTGTAGGAGAAAGAATTGGGTTACTCTCCGGATAGGCTTTCATTTTATGATGCTACACATAAGAGAAAAGATGGCACTTATGTGGATGAAACTGCTAAGGAGTTGATGGTAATTTCAGTTATTTGAATTGCAAAATTACAAATGTTGTAATAATTGAATATTATTAGTATATTGAACTCTTTCATCTTTTAAATGTGTAGGAAAAAGCATTTTCTCTCCAAAGTGAAAGAAGTGAAGTTTCTAATTCTAATATGAAAGAAATCAACGAACTCATATTTCAAGAAGTAATGGGAAAAGAGCATAATGGTCGGGTAAGAGGTTTGGGCTTAGGACCAACTCCAAGTAGCTTTTTTGGTGTTCGTGCTTACAATATTGGAAAAAGATGGAAGGAGACTTCAAGACAAGCAAATAGTGAAGTGGAATCACTAAAAGAGCAAGTTCAAATGATGTCAaacaaatatgatgagttgTCCCAACAAATGCTTGCCATGGCTGATTTGATATCCAATACTGTTCCTCGACAATAATAATGACATGGTCAAGTATGTTTCTTTTCATATACTCATAGTATAGTtgatttgaatatatatattattgtggATTGTTGTTTGATGCATTTTTACTACTATTTTGCATTCATGAGTTAGCTGGTTTTATAAATGACATATATATGATCAAGTTgttaaaattaattgaattaaaCAATGTTCTCCTATCCTGTTAAGGTTTGAAATGGATGATATGAATTCCAATTATTAAAATGTGTGGTTTGGTGCTTGAAATGGATGATATGAATCCCAATTAATTGAGCAGAGATAGGTGAGATactaaaaaacatatataagaTGTGTGGTTTGGTGCTTTAGAATAAATAGTGATTTAATAGTCATTTAGTGACATTTTTTCTCTTGGGCCAAATGTGCCAAAGAATTTCTACGGTGACCAGCCATTGTGATCGACAATCTCCTGTATGAGTTCGTAGTTGTTCTATTCCAAGCATTCTGTACCTGATGTTTTAATGGTATGCATAAgagttgtaattttatttccTCATAAACCTAAACCATATATATTGTATGTCTTGTGGCAGCCAGCTATAACTTTCTTGCATTAGTGGTTTTTCAATAATTAATCATCATCATTTATATAATTACTTAGAATAATTTTGAGAATGCACAATTTTGAGAATGCATGGAGAATAATTTGTACACAGAATGCACATGGCCATGAGttgttttttctcttttttttaaggACTTCTTAACGTGTATTTATGTCAGGCATGCCAAATTATTCTCTTGCTAATTgtgttcattttctttttccagATCCTTTTGATGCTACATTCCACAGAAGCCATATGTTGTGCTCCATTGTTTAGAGAAATGGTAATATTTGACTTTTTGTTAATGGTTTTGAGGTCCAAAACTAATTTGCAGACAGAAAAACTTTCAATAGTTTCTTCTAGTTATGGTATAAAGAAGAATAATGAGTATAGGTATGACCTTGTACTCTTGTTTGTCCTCTTTTCATGTCTGTTATATGCTTTATCTTTTACTTCTCTCTCTTACTGTTTTGGGCAGCATACAAATTGAAAGTTGCGGAATGATTGTTGAGCCACTGTTGCAGTTCGTGTATCACTTTGAGCAGTGCACTCTCTTGAACAAACAAACTATGGTTGTTTTctagtaatatttttttaacatgTATTTCTGATTAGTCATGTGGTTCTtaatttttgataatattaaGACGAGTGCATAATTGTTGATTGTACTTCTTAAATAGATTGTTCAATGACAATATATGGTTATGTTTGCTATTAGTGGCAATGTAATGAAATGTATTCtcaaaaatcttttttttttctcattgaCCAGAAATTTATTTTCGTCGGTAAAAAATGTACAGCAGCAAATCGTTCATAAAAAAGATTTAGCGACAGAAAACATTCGTCTGTAAAATTATGAAGTTTTGAATTACTGACGAATTGCTGACAAAATTTCCGTCACTAACGCATTCCTTTTAATGTTCGAAAATCAGTTTTAGCGACGGTTTAAACGCATTTAGAAAAATGTCGCCATAAAAACCTTACCCCGGCGCCTGAGAAAAACCGTCGGTAATGTAGCAACAGTGGCAATCACAACACTTTTGTGACGGTTCCAAAAACCGTCGGTAAACAATATACTGACGGTTAAAACCGTCGGTACAGTATATAAAAACCGTCGGTAaagacctttttttttttgtagtgtagcTATACACGTTAATGATATTTtcgcaccttatcctattataaaataaaaaatgtgtttcacaaattaataaatataatctatataaaaaataaaaaaaattattgaatgcaacaaaactttgttcttcatgtaattatgttgtagaaatataaataatgttaaaaaacaaatatattttgtggaaataagaaagataattttGTGAATaacaaatatttataaatagttgtttatgaaaagctccaaaacgctgcagtttccagagaaaatactaaatgttgcggttatataaatctaatcaaacgctatattttctgcggtttgaagtgaaacgctaaacgctcatctGAAAACTTGAAACAAACCGCTTCTAagtgtatttatataataatacaaACCAAAAGAACATAATAGAGGAATTGAAACAATTTAACTAACAGATTTATTAATAGTAACGTAAAACAGTTCAATTTCTTTCAacctctgtaaaaaaaaaaaaaaaaaaaaattggtaattaaaaaaataatgaggcaagagtaattttatcataaatgtctaaaattgtacaattttacatCTAATGTTGGTagctaagaacaattttatccgttggatattattataaaacacagatattttgtttctATAACAATTGCATAAATTGattataaaaaaagatttcatatttttttatttaataatagaatggaatattaatattttttaattcggtgaactatttgaatttttttatccaactcgtataaaatacaatatatttttttaattttatttcaaagttttttcacgttttaatcatatgtttgtgacatgttactaatgagtaataaaataaaatgatgtaTATGTGACCgagaagataatttgatgaataatttttctaattgatccaacttatcgatattaggggtaaaattgttcctaaGTGTAAAGATcatgggtatttttgcaccttattttAACAACATGCTAAAGTTCACAAAATACAAAAACGGTGCGTCCAATTGCCGTTTCGGTACCTGAGTGCACGATGACGACAAAGCATCTGGCAACAATTCCCTGATAAAATGTGTGCGGTGGCGCTTCCACAGTCACGAGCATCTCCGAAGTATCCACTCTTTCACACTGTTTCTCTTCGACTCTTTCCATAATCTCACTCGCTTCTCTCTTCTACATTGGTTAGTTATTTTCCTCAATTACTTATTTACACTATACAATTGCTGATGATACTTTTCTTCAACGCCCATGATTTCTGAAATCATATTTTCTCTAACAGGCTTTCCAGATTTTCTAGCTTTAATCAACGAGGAAATAGCGTATTGCGCTTAGCTACTTTATTTTTCTGGCTTTTCTTTTAGTAATTTGTTACAATGGCTGCTTCATTGCTCAATGGAGCTGACAATCTTAAATTCATTAGCTCCAGTGGCATAACCCCAACAAAGCTATGCTTTAGAGGATCAAATTTAGTATCTTTTCATGGTAATAATCAAATTAGGTATAGAATTTTAGCATCCAGAATCAGATGCAGTGCAACATCCTCTTCAAGGCCTGCTTCACAGCCTAGATTCATACAACACAAGAAAGAAGCATTTTGGTTTTATAGGTTTCTGTCTATTGTTTATGATCACATAATAAACCCTGGCCACTGGACTGAGGATATGAGAGATGAGGCACTTGAACCGGCTGATCTTAATGATAGGAAATTGACTGTTGTTGATGTTGGTGGTGGAACTGGGTTTACTACTTTGGGTATTGTTAAGCATGTGGATGCCAAAAATGTCACTATTCTTGATCAGTCGCCTCATCAGCTTGCTAAGGCTAAGCAGAAGGAGCCCTTGAAGGAATGCAAGATAATTGAAGGAGATGCAGAAGATCTTCCTTTTCCTACTGATTATGCAGATAGATATGTTTCTGCTGGGAGGTAACAATTTGAGACATTTACCTTGATTTCTCTCTTTAATTTATGTTAATAGGATGTTTTCATACCATTTTATGGAAAACTTGCAATGGTTGATTCATTGGTTGCTCAAGGAATTAGGGTTTTACAGCTTTTGTTTTGGGTTTATTCcattgtgtatatatattttttgataGAATTCCCATTATGAATGAGTTTAGCTGAATGACACCCAATCTAGTATTACTGTATATTATCATTAGAAGTCGTATGCATATCATATTGAAGGGCTACCAACATAGTTATCAAAGGCACTCCTCAGGCTCAAAAGGCGCTAAGTTCCAAGCATGTCGCCTGGGAAGCCAAAAGGCAGGCTCTGTTTAAGAGGCGCGCGTCTGATTGCAACTTTCTAAGCCCTGTCTTGCCTGAGGCGTGCCTAGGCTCAAATTTAGAAGCTACACAATATTTTTTAAGGTTCCAAGTGGAAAATAGGATGCTTTAATCTCACTCCTTTCCTATCTATATGATCTATGGCTGAAATCAAATTAGAATGTaaagaaataaacaaaaaataaagaatATTTGTATAGAAATATTGTATCGAACAATACAAGAAAACGGTGCTCCATTTTGAAGAGTTTAGAAATATCGCTAATGGAGACTTTAGTCTTGATGAAAAACAGTTATTATGCTGTTAGTTAACTAACTTAGGATTTGGTTAACTTTAGTCTTTAGATTTAGTAGttaatttgaaatttatttcatgCCTTTTGTGATTAAAATTTATGAGTAATTGGATATGATTTAGTATTTCACTATAGTTGTTGATTTAAGAGATgttaattattgttatttatgatttcatatattatttttctCTAGTGAGCCTTGCCTTGTGTCACTCAGGCATGCACCTAAGCCTTGCACCTTGCGTCAGTGttgcctttaataactatggctACCAACATTAACCATGATATCATGTTTGATACCgtaaatttctgaaattccatAGGAAATCGTTGTCAGTCAATTCGATATGTGATTGTTCTATATCATCTCATTCCATGGTTTATGTTGCCCAGCATTGAGTACTGGCCGGATCCCCAGCGAGGCATCAGGGAAGCATACAGGGTACTGAAAATCGGAGGAAAAGCTTGTCTAATAGGTCCTGTGCACCCAACATTTTGGTTGTCTCGGTTTTTTGCGGATGTGTGGATGCTTTTTCCTAAGGAGGAAGAGTACATTGAATGGTTTGAAAAGGCTGGGTTTAAGGATGTCAAGTTGAAAAGAATTGGTCCCAAATGGTATCGTGGTGTTCGCCGGCATGGTTTGATTATGGGTTGCTCTGTGACTGGAGTTAAGCCATTTTCTGGAGATTCACCCTTGGAGGTAAGTTGCTTCATTTCTTTATATCTATGCATCTTTTATGTAAGTTTTTCTGGGGGAAATTGTTCATTTATTGTCTGATGCCTCTGGTATTCACTTATTCTTCCTTATCGTTATAAGTTGTCCATGCTATTAAGGCTTAACATTTGCCACATTTTTATCAATTTAGCACAAGCAACAAAATTTATAGTAGATTGCACTATGCTTTCAGGCGAACTAAAATTTCGAGAGCAGCATAATGTTATTTCAAATATCACTATGCTCTCAAATATACTTCAATTTTGGCACGAACAAAGTTTTTCATTTCAATTTAACATATGACTCTTTGAAAGTTAAAACATACTACTTGTTTTATCGTTTTCAAGTTTCTGTATTAAATGACATAATTTCTTGTTTTGCTGTTTCTTTTTTCTGATTGTTGATATTGAAAGTGATAttctttttgtttattttaattttgaagacTCTGATTGTTGATATTGAAAGTGATATTGAAAGTTTTTCTGATTGTTGATATTGAAAGTGAtattctttttgttttattttaatttcttggtggcctttacagccggtcccaagcccggacaaaggaggagggttgcggtaggtttgtggcggccagcgtaaaacttagccacatcttatgacatgaaccataatataaataccgttggggcgttccctactcagcgacgcgctgcacttcctagacccgggtgtagtgataaatgtgcaagggttgctaggtcgtcgccccgaagcggcgcgccaccccaggacccgggggtggtgtcaaatatgcaagggttgcgggtaaataagctagtccacggtaatggtaggggtaagggtagtaggttacgctttgggacatggaacataggttctttgacaggaagattagctgaaattgtagatgttatgaagaggaggagagtaaatatattatgcctacaagaaaccaagtgggttggagccaaagctagagagatagctccttggggttataagctttggtactcaggaaaggataagggtagaaatggagtaggtattcttattgatagggagtatattgatgaggtagtagcggtgtctaggaagagcgatagaattatgagtgttaagctagtgataggggatgaggttgtgaatgtcattagtgcatatgcgccacaaataggattagatgtgtctataagacaagctttttgggatgacttagaggaagtggtgcaacaggttcctagggatgaaaaaatggtactagggggtgatctcaatggacacgtgggttctaggcgagatgggtttgagagtgttcatggagggtatggttttggagataagaatgaagcaggaaatgatattttggaattcgcatcagcctatgacttgagtatcatgaacacatggtttatgaagagaacatcccacttagtgacttatcggagtggcggtaatgcgagccaaattgacttcttcttagtaaggagtgcttggagaaagagttatattgattgtaaggtgatccctggtgagagtacgacaacccaacatagagtagtggtgctagattttcgaagtaggaaatgtataagaaaacaaacacctcaagtagagactaagattaagtggtggaaattgcaaggggagaatcaacaaaaatttgtggatgagatgaccaaaaaagatatttggacttgcaatatggattcagatatagattcgatatggaataagatggagcatagtataagggaagtagcgaaggaagttctaggggaatctaaaggtagcatgccaccgggtaaggacacatcttggtggacagaagaagtacgacaagcagtaaagagtaagagagaatcctataaactattggggaaatgtaggagtgacgagaactacgaaaaatacaaagaggctaaaagggaagtaaagaaggtcatacgagatgctagagcaaaggtgaatcgggatctgtatacaagattggatacgaaagaaggggaaagagacatatatagaattgctcggatgagagataggaagacgcgagatctcggaaaagttaaatgtgtgaaggatgtggaccagaaagtcctagttggagataaggatatcaaggaacgatggaggtcctattttgatgacttatttaatggagatcgccaacaagatgttggagatataagtatccatcacgatatgataaatcatgaatgcctgcggagaattcaaaagggtgaagtcaaaatggcattaagtaagatgaagttgaagaaagcagtaggacctgatggcatccctattgagatttggagatgtttgggagaaagaggaatcgaatggttgacgacgttcttcaacaaaatttggagaaacaataagatgccatcagaatggaggaaaagtatcttaatccctttgtataagaacaaaggcgatgtccaagattgtgccaactatcggggaatcaaattaatgagtcacactatgaaactttgggagcgagtgattgaacaaaggctaaggaggacggtgaagatctcggaaaaccagtttggctttatgccgggaagatcaactatggaagccatccatctaatgagacaattaatggagcactatcgaaataagaagaaagacttgcatatggttttcattgacttggagaaagcatatgataaggtaccaagggaagtactttggtgggccttgataaggaaaggcatttcgcggaaatatattgacatcataaaggacatgtatgagggagtatgcacgagtgtacgtactagtgttgggaaaactgaagagtttcctattacgattggagtgcatcaaggttccgcactaagcccatttctttttgccatcgttatggatgaactaacaagttcacttcaagatggtataccatggtgcatgctgtttgcagatgatattgtgttggttgatgagacgaaagaaggagtggagatgaagttggaactatggaggcaaactctagaatctagaggttttaagttgagtcgaagtaagacagaatatttggagtgtaagtttagcggccgtaggagtagggaggcagggacaatcaccctagatgggagagttgttcaggcctcggattgcttccagtatttaggatctattatccaaacggatggagaagtagatggagatgttgcccataggattaaagctggttggtcgaagtggaagagtgctacgggtttcctttgtgatcccggcatgcctaatagattgaagggaaaattctaccggacggcaattagaccagcattgttatatggtacggagtgttgggcagtgaaacactgccacatccataagatgtcggtggcggagatgcgtatgttgagatggatgtgtggtcacacgagaaaggaccgggtgcgtaatgaaataattaggacaaaagtaggggttacatctattgagaataaaatgagagaaaaccgactaaggtggtttggccatgtgagacgtagagcgcttgatgcgccggttaggagaaccgaagagtggcaaagggatgtagtggtgaggggtaggggaagacctaagcaaacttggaggagggtgatcgagagtgatatgagtttattgggaattgaggaaaatatggtagtggataggacggagtggagggagcgaatctgtgtcgctgacacgacttgattttcacggttttatatgatggttcatgttagccgaccccgaatcatttcgggactaaggctttgttgttgttgttgttgttgtaatttTGAAGACTCTGAAAATACTATTTTGTTGAGAAAATGTTTAATTTTCTGCTGAAATGGAAGTAAATCTAAAAGTTCAATACTGTTTATGGTAAAATCTTTTGTCAAAGACTCTTTATTGCATTCAGGTGCTTTGCTCACAATTTGTAAAAATGATCATATAGTTAGTATTTATGTTGCACCGAAACCTTGATTTTGAAGAGTTTCCACGTTTCGTAAACTGACACTTGTATGTACCTCTCGGGTTATGTTTAtgtaatttaagaaaattagaAACTTGTTTCTTAGAATTTGAAAACCTGTTTCTTAAAATACAATCTGTTTTTAGAAGGAAACGCTCATTACCAAATCTCTTACATATTGCACTATATCTGTCAGATCTATGTTGTTCATGCTTCAAGCCCAGTTATCATTCCTGTGCCGGAGTGtcggatattaatatgaattgcgCCTTTAAATATTAGCTTAAACTTCTAGTTCAAGTATCCATAATTTTTTATAGATCATTTCTTTCAAGCTTTCAAAAGAGATAAGTAAAATCTCATTTTGCTTTCCTATTGTGTAACTTAAatgtaatttttcttatttatatatctataaaattacaatatattcttataattctgaaaaatttacaaatatacccctatatttttattagttacACCCCTAGGCTTCTGTTTCCTATCTTTTTACAAATATTGTTTCTTCCTTTTGTGTTTCCTTTCTCTGTCTCCGTTTCAACATAGGTTGGACTCTATAAGCTACTTGATTCTGCCAAATGGTTGATGTGGTTGGGAGGGGTTGTTAACAAATTCATGGAGATTTTTCTGTTTTAACACACTGGACTTTGCTAGTTACAGTTTTTGTTTCATAAACCATTTATGGGTGCCTTTGCTTCAAGATTTTCTTGGTTGGCTTTGTATCGCGTTTTTTAAGAATAACCACCTAAAAATCCTTATAATAGACTTGGTCCTGATGATTTAAGAGCAAAGTTCGTCTGAAAGGGTGCCTGCACAGAAATTTCAACTGCATTTTAGTTTATTATAGCAAGATTAGCACagaaaagtcttgaaatcaatGAAGGGTCATGATAATGGCTCAATCATTTAATAGAGAAACAAATATTTTAAATCAAGACGTGAGGAAGTTATTTTGGTCTTATTCTCCATTGATGCTCTAGGCAATTCAATTTGTGAGGACTAACTTAGATTAGAAACTAAATGTTAGGTTAATTTTGCCTTTATTAGTTGGTTTCTCTAGTTGAACTGTGTTAGCAAACAAGTCCCTGGTTCATGAATGCATTATATGATGAAGTGTTAGACCGTTGAGCATTAAGTATCGACTTATTGTGGTCTGATGAAGGTTGAAATTCCCTTGATTCATTTCTGAATTCTCTTGATTCAGCTGGCTCCAAAGGCAGAGGATGTGAATAAGCCTGTAAATCCAATAGTTTTCCTGGCGCGGTTCCTTCTGGGTATGATGGCAGCCACATACTATGTGTTAGTTCCCATCTACATGTGGATCAAGGATCAAATTGTTCCTAAGGGCATGCCTATTTGAATTAACAATTATCCTTACTGCTTGTTAAGTTGTTATGTAACAATTTGTGTAAACTAGATGAGGAATTTAAACATGTACATTGATGCACACTCTTCCAgcttttgttctatgtttatgCTCAGCAGTTTATGTCTAATATCTGCAAGTCTTCAATATGCACCTGATATTTAAACTGCAGAAACTACAATCTGCATTATACAGCTTTTTACATTTAATTTATCCTAATACTTTCCATTAAGTCCACATTTAGTAATATATCACAAAGGGGTTTAAAAATTACAGTCCACATTCTTTTCGGTAATAGATTTACGAGAGAGTTTTTATGTCGCTTCACTTCCCTACTGGTcacattatataatataattaaatctTTATATTATACATTGTAAGTTAAACCTATACtgcaattttatgaaaattgtgATAATTGCATTGCATACTGTTATTTTCCAAAGAGTTCTTCACCCAAACCACCCACATGATATAATAAAAGTAGGCAAGCTTagtttatacatatatgttgaAGGATTAATACATCAGGTCTTTGGATTTGTTCAGAAAAACCGAGAACTTTCAAAATGCTTTGTTTGCttattgaatttgtttaaaaagtCTTATTGACCCTCTAAATCTGTATGAAAACAAGAATATATTTGAACAAGTCAAATAATGTATTACTTTAAGCAAGTATGAAAGCTAATAGATCATTTTAATCCCTTCAATGGGCtaatatttcaatttaaatAAGTTCAAATAGTCAATAAATCGG encodes:
- the LOC136219653 gene encoding 2-methyl-6-phytyl-1,4-hydroquinone methyltransferase, chloroplastic-like, translating into MAASLLNGADNLKFISSSGITPTKLCFRGSNLVSFHGNNQIRYRILASRIRCSATSSSRPASQPRFIQHKKEAFWFYRFLSIVYDHIINPGHWTEDMRDEALEPADLNDRKLTVVDVGGGTGFTTLGIVKHVDAKNVTILDQSPHQLAKAKQKEPLKECKIIEGDAEDLPFPTDYADRYVSAGSIEYWPDPQRGIREAYRVLKIGGKACLIGPVHPTFWLSRFFADVWMLFPKEEEYIEWFEKAGFKDVKLKRIGPKWYRGVRRHGLIMGCSVTGVKPFSGDSPLELAPKAEDVNKPVNPIVFLARFLLGMMAATYYVLVPIYMWIKDQIVPKGMPI